CTGTTCACCATGATTGAGAGGATGCAGGTACTGTAAGTGGTCCCCAGGCTCTGCCTTTTGTTTCTCGCTGTCTAACCTTGCCAGTTCTTCCGCCCAGGCTTTAATCAAAAGGCATCCTCAGAATGTCACTCATACTGGACATAAAACTTCCATTTAATTCTGTTTCGAGACTCGgtttctctgcttctcctgctATTTTTGCATTCTAGTTTGcaaccctgctgctgctgcaacacttgtgtgtattcatgttttccttttttttggcattaatgtgtttttggtaTTTGCAGCAGTGACAGCCTTAGGCTGCCTTTAGAAACCTGATGCTTGTGAATGTGCTGAACAGagcctctgtgtttttctcacagcTGTGTAGATTCATGTGTATCATCAgatgtgtgaaatgttgttgtgttttccaATATGCTAAGGTGGATTTGTAGGAATCTAGTGGGTTTTGTAGCCGGTGATGTTATCCTCATTACATAAACCAGAGGCAAGAACAGTCAATTCTAAATAAGCCAGTGGAAGGAGATCAACACATTTTGAAGGTATACTTTGATCTGAGAGCGTCTTTGATACTATAGGAATCCTCACTGTTTCCCTTTTAACTGAATCAGAACATAGAGTCTGTAtggttcttttctttcttttgatctTCATCTAAATAGTCAGTAAACTGACAAAAGGTATTCTAATGCTCAGAAACATTGTTTAGGTTTTATGTATTTAGGTATGTTAACACTGTAGAGACTTAAGTTGTGTGCTACAGCTTGGACAGAAAGAAATCACATGATGTTGAGACGTGACACTACATATTAGTTATGCATTCAGTTTAATTGTACTGATTTTTGGAGGGATTAGAAccttatttgtttcatttggttGTTTAGCACTTGGACAGCACATGAGCAGCACATGAGCAGCACTGAGCACTGAGCTGCAGACAAcattagttttatttcattatgagCAATGCATACTCTCCAATAATGGGAATGGGGAAGCAAAAGAGAAACTGCAGAGAAACTGAAGACTAAACCACAGTCTTCACAGAGTGAATTCAATGAAAGCAGTTACACTTTCCATTTGATTCATCTTCTTTAGTcctaaaaaaaatgtgcatcacATTTGATACATTTCAAATCGTGCTGCGGGGAGTTCCACACAAAGGGGCCCCTGATCATGGATGCTTTGttactcatctctctctctgctggaaGTGTCAGTAGTTATGAGTCAGCAGCAGAAGAATAGATAGAGGAGATGGGAAGCCCTATTTTTTGGCCCATAAGTGGAATTGTGGGTAACGATATCTGCAGTAGCGATGGATGGAAACATTGTCCCTGTTCTCATGGACCTCTGCTTATCTTTTTTTCTCGTTACTGTCCATAAAATATCACTCCTCTTATACTTCCTCCTTCTGTGGCTCATCTGATGATTAAGCTTGTGTTATGTAAACGTGAATTATTGTCACAATTTTCTCACACTTGGCTTctgcaaattaaatgtaatgaaactTAACAACGTGTACGAAACAATGTGTCTCTTTGTCCACCTTTTCACATGTGAGGTATTTCACCTGTCcccacagcagcctgtcatttagtttctctctctctctgcagggttGCAGAATGGATGAGCAAAGAtgccctctccctccccccctcaaAGTAAGTCGCAAATCCTCACATCTCCTCATAGACCACAGTGTGGTAAAGTATCAGTAATGGCAGAGTTATAAACCTTTCCTTATCAGCTGTCAGACAGGCTTTATGATGCTCACCAACTGAGTTAGGAACTCAACGGGGAGTAGGATTGCAAAATCCTAAGCTGTCTTACTACCTAGACAAGCTAATGCAGTTGGCATTGAAGACCGGAAGATACTCTTAGCAGGAAGCCTGAGGTCAAGCCAGAAAGGGCACATGATAGATGGTGATCATGTAAAAGCAGAACATAAAACCATCTATTGCTGTGGACTGACTGTAGTCAGGATGGTTCCTGCTGTAACGACCTCCACTCTTCTGGGCATGATTTCCACAAAATTTTTGAATCTAGCTTCAAGGATTTTACCATTCAGCTACAAGGGTATGACTGAGGTCGGGCACTGATGTTGAGCGATGAGGCCTGGCTCACAGTCGCTGTCACAGTTCATCTCAAAGGTGATGGATGGAGTTGAGGTTAAAGGATTCGCCCCCACCAAACTTGGATAAACATCTCTTGGCTGACCTGGCTTTGTACTGGGGGTTAATGTCCCATTTATACCTGATTGGACTTTCTgcaaaaatacaatacaaaaatatgtatatgtaaaaatatgtatgtatataatatgGCCTAAAATATtttagcagtagtagcagtagtcTCAGCAGTAAGGTTTCCCTTCACTAACCCGATTGGGCTCAGCTCCTACCATTACAACAGCTTCAATACAAATGTATACAAAAGTACGCTCTATGGATAAACACATACTTTGGCCATATACTTTTAGCATATTGATTGCTATTAAATATTGTACAGTCCCCAGACGATGTAATCCATTGACTGTGCTGATCCCCTGACCTattctctagcgccaccatgaggttgacatgattggttttgagtgaaatgtctcagtaAGTGGTATAAATATCCATGTAGCTCAGAGGATAAATCCTCTTTACATTGGTCCTCTGATTTTTCCTCTTGTACCACCTTCATAGGTAGGTTCAATTGCCAATAATCCAGTGTCATAAGAAAGGTTGTATTTCGTGCAAGGGACTGGTACTCTCAGTTGCTTGGGTTGTTGAAAGGCACTCTTGGTAAATGGAGAAAATCACTGTCTGTAACCGAGGGAAAGTGGGTTCGCCAAAGAAGTAAATTGCAGCACGACATCACAAAATGGTTTCAGTGTACAACAAACACCTCAGGTAAATGCCACAGTGACAACTATCAGAGGTAAAATGAGAGGCGAAGTGTTTATCATTATGTGGTCAGCGACATCTCTTAAATGGTGCTACATGCATTAGCACCCAGGAACTCAGAGTGTCTCTCACACCAACACATGATTATCTAATAGGAACCAAGTCACTTTCTTACTCAGAGAGAAAGATTATGTTGCTGTCCCTTTTTCGTGTCAACACTGAGAGGTTTTAGCACCCAGTCCTTGGAGGTTATAGAATACTTAACTTAGTTACATAATAACAACTATAGCATTGAGCACAGATTGAAGCCTCAGGCAACTGATACTTgctcacaaacaaaataactacATATTTACTGGAGAGGAATTTAAGGCATTGGTCTGAAAGGCTGCTAATGTGGCCTCTGTCATGTTAGGAAATATATAACCATGAAAACTGTAGaactggatgatgctgtagttATATTAATATTCCATCAAAGAGTTTATGCTCATTGTTATTTTACTCAAAGAACCAAAACTGAAAGCATGACTACAAGCGGCTGTTTGTCAGCTTGACTCACATTTGTTTCCCTCCCTGCAGACCGAAGAGGACTACATCCCTTATCCCAGCGTTCATGAGGTACACACAACGTGCTCAACGCACACATAATTTACATGACATATTATATGTTATACAGGTGTCAAAAACTGTAGAGCTAAATACTGAAACAGGTAAAAGAAAGGGCACATTTCCTGCAACAATGAAAGCAATCTGCATTGCTGATGCAACACACCAACGACAGAGCTGCTAATCAGTATTCTTTTCAACATTGTTACTGTCCATCACTGTCAGGTCCTGGGTCGCAGTAGCCCTTTTCCACTCATCCTGCTGCCCCAGTTTGGAGGCTACTGGATCGAGGGGACCAACCATGAGCCCAAAGACCCACCAGAGGCAGATCAGCCGCCGTGTTCGACCTCCCACATCAAACTGGAGACAAACAGCACCGCCAAGATCTACAGGAAGCATTTCATGAGCAAGGTGATGACGGGTCAGattacaaaacagcaaaaagtaTCAACCTTGGTCTTAAAATGTAGAGCTGGCTTTGGGAAAGGTCGCTCATTTCCATTTCCTGCAAAACTGCAATTGGTATTTAACTGCCAGAGCTCATTTGTGCGTATAGAAATCGTGTTATGGAGTTATCTAAAGAGACGAAGAGGACGAGCAGTTCTTAAAGTTAGCTTGTGACGTAAAAATCAATGTCTGTCTTCTCCttgaaacatttgtttttctcaatacTGCTACgctgtcagtgttttccccTGAAAGCGATGAAGCAAAGAAATGCACCTAAAAAAGTGCCTACGCCATAGAAAGTGGAAAACAATACTCATTGTCACAATATTACGCTACGTGATTCTAAACCGTGAAACAAATTGCCTGGGCTCAAAATAAACATGTAAGAATTGGACCAAGGGCAAATCAACTACTTTCCttaattaattgtttttctctccatcccttttctgatttattatatttattcatatttttatttactattaCGTCACCCTTACTGTCAGTTGCTGGAGGAGCACTCATCCTTGCATTAAAGGTTCTTCTGCTTATCTGCCCCCAGGAACACTTTAATTATTACACCATGGATGCTGCCCTGGGCCACTTGGTCTTTTCCATGAAGTATGATGTCATTGGGGATCAAGAGCATCTGCGCTTGATGCTTCGGTACAGTATCCTAATTTTCTTTATCTCCAGCCTGTTCTcatctgtgctgtttttctcgCACTAGTTCCTTCTTACTCATTTCCTTTGCAATGTCCCTTGGAACTGTTCTTTGCCTTTACTccatttttcctttctttgtttctctttctgttttctcacaaTGAAGCTACAGCAGCCCTGGTTTCAAACGTCCATGTAATGCAGTGATTTTTGGCATTTACTCATAGAATATTTTTACACATGACTTAACTGTTCTGgatagattacattttttttttgctcacaaATAGTGTTAAGTTGAGCAAAAAGGACAGAGGACAAACATCTAAATTCTCACAGGCTGCCTTAGTGATGaattttaatgtgtattttccaGTTCTCTTGGTGACAGTAAGCAGTGCTGTAGGGAGGCTTGCCACTGCTATGATGGGCACTGAATCAATATTCTCATCAATTTCCTTTTCAATTAAATGTGACTTCAGACATCTGCTGCCTACCTTACCAGTCTAATGTTATCTAAGTCACTATGAAAGGATTGAAACGTTAATGAATACATTGACCTCTACTTTGGCTCATTCACatgttttcaaaaaaatgtattttgaaatgtgttttttaagacAAAGTCCACCTTAACTTATACTGCTTCTCATATCATGCACCTATCTAATATTATACCgtggtctgggtgaatactcgattctgattggctgctgggtgtccattaaaaagtgataatggacacctaTTAAGTAATTCCCGCCAAACCGTCTCTTCTCCGTTCTAAATTTATGCGCTGGctggagtaaccatagcaacagggaagcagtcagagcctctgtttgCACCCTACCAAGCTAGCTTATTtccttcagtgtctcatcctctgaacaccacaagctgcaggaagtagactgatccCCTCTGAACTCACGGAGACTTTGAATCACATGATCACTCTAATCACATTTTAGAGCAGTTAATGATCGCTGTTCACAGGGGCGAGTAATGTTACATACGGCCATTGATTTGTTCGTGAAAATCTTcatattgatttggggacaatagctgagccaaagggatctatGAGCTGAGCAGACTAGAAATATCTCCCGTTGCCAAGTCGTATCTATGATTCGTCCATTAGAACCTAATGGGAAGGCATTAGTCTCACCCTCAGGCATTACCAGAGAAACAGAGTTatggcttgtgaaaaactttttggttttggttgcAAATTGCATGAAATTATAAATGAATGGGccaaattttttttctttggcaaaaCACCATGGTATAAGCGGAATAATACCCCTTGAGGTGTCCACAATCCTGAATTAATGGACTCCGCTGCGCATTGGATGGTACTCTAACTCCACGtcgtccattaattcctgataatggacacttCATCAGGCATTATCCCTCACATAAATACCCTGGAAGTCGCTTTACTCGTATAATTTATTAAGTAAATGATTGCCACTATTAATCAaactgaataattaaaataattctattaatCTTTTGAAATAGATTTTGCAGATTTAGAAAAGGTTCTACTTTTGTCTCCATAGCagtacaaaagaaaaacacatgccAGGGTCCAACAGAGATTTTATGTCATTTACGTTATGTAATTGTGTATTAATGTAAATAAGAGTGAGAATGTTTGTGTGGTACAGCATAAACACTCAAGCTTCTCTGTATAAATTTTGACACAGAAACTGTGCCACAAAATACTCAACAATCAGCGCCCTATTCATCTATGCTGTGCAAGTACAACGCTTCTCACCCACCATCACCCAAATTCGTGCACACTCACTGAAATCCTCTCCTGCTTCACATTCTGCTAAAGGCAGACGAGGGGGAGATAGGCAGAGCTAAGCGTACATAACCTGTGAATTAATTTTAGCACGAGAGGCTCTACTCCAGAATTTTATGGCTGCATTGCCTCTTTGTTAATGGAGCTTTAGAGTGGATGAGTATGCGGCGAGGTAGCAGTCACTCAGCCCACAACATTGTTCACATAGTGATGTTTTCCACGGGGTGGGCACCACCCACTGTCACCCCATCACCCAAGTCAAACTCAGTCACTTCTGCTAGTGCTGTCATGAGCATTGACTCACAGTCCATATTTAAAGCATCTGTAAGAGATCTACCTGATGACtcataatgtctttttttattttactctcaACGCCCCATAGACTTCCCCATAGACATAACACATATATGATATTGACGACAGATTAAAACACCCAGAATTTGTGgtgtttttggaaaaaaactggacaaaaagacaaaaaacaatgtTCCCCTTAAACTGTGATAACATTCAGGACCAAAATGGATCTGCTTGATGTGAATGGggatttttaatataattttttatattatttattattttatataagcCTATAGACCAGTGTCACCTACATAGTTAATGATGTGCTCTTAGCCTTTGAAGTAAAACTTTTGTAGGTAATAAGGTATTAAGCAGCTTTAGTTAGAGCAGATAATCACACATATCAAACCATTCTTTACTGTTCTTATGCTTAAGGTTTTggaaaagctaaaaaaagaCTCTACCCTCAAACTCTTTAAATACAGAGGTTCTCTTCTTCTACAGCTCTGAACCTTAACGGTGCTTTTGTGGTTACTCTATAGTTGATAAACCACCAAACAAAGGTAAACAGTCAATTGTCAGCATTTTGCAGCTTGTTTCTACCTTTCACAAGTTTCCAGTTTTCTCgaaatgttcatttttacaACATAGCCCCAATTTTGTGGCTTATGTGGCTATTATCTAACCAATTTTCTCGACACAGATCAGTTTGTGGTGCCCAATGTTTTTGTGGTATCATTTATTGTACCTCTCAGATAGAGCAGTGAACCCTCAAACCCCCTGTAATGATGCTTATTCGACCCTTCCGGGCTATCCTGGCTCAAAAACATCAAGCGTAAAGACCATTATCCTCCCAGCCCCATACAGAATCTATAGGAAAAGATCTCCTTTGAACCGGCGAGTCCATTGCATGAATGCTAAGCATCAAAGAAAGGAGCCATTAAAGCAAGAGGATTTCATTGGATTAGAGACCCAACAGTgagcatttttacttttcaaactGTTTGCCTTTCAGCACAAAGCTAAAAACCTACCATGATGTGATTCCCATTTCCTGCCTCACCGAGTTTCCCAATGTGGTTCAGATGGCTAAGGTATCGTACAGAATacatagtaaaaaaaatctatttcagtATATGTTAAAAATGAGAAAGGCTTATTGTAATTTTTCACCTCCAGCTTGTTTGTGAGGAAGTAAACGTAGACAGGTTTTATCCTGTCCTCTACCCTAAGGTAGGCACTAGTCCCCGTCATTTTTCCAAATATGACTTTCTTGCTTGCTACCTGCTCTTCACCGACACCACATCTCCATGAACCTGACCGGAAACTTCCTACTCTGTTGTCCACAGGCATCAAGGCTCATTGTCACCTTTGATGAGCATGTGATCAGCAACAACTTCAAGTTTGGGGTTATTTATCAAAGGTTTGGCCAGGTGAGTGCGCTTCAGAGATACTGCTGCTAATCTTTGCTTTTGAAGTCATGCGCCACTCCTCCTGAAAATGTCCTTTGCTTCCTCCATGCAGacaacagaggaggagctgtTTGGAAACATGGAAGAGAGTCCTGCCTTTGTCGAGTTCTTGGAGTTTCTGGGGCACAAGATTGAGCTTCATGACTTTAAGGGGTTCGGACACTTTTCCGTTCAATTTCTTTGAGTTTTCTCGGCAGCAGATTTAAGCGCTTGTGGTTAATTCTTAGTATAGCGCCCTGCCTCATGTCTGTCAGAAGCAGGCCATTGCTATTGATCAGAGTTGACTTTAAATGAATCCCTGAAAAAGGCGATTTAGAGTGTCTTGATATTTGCAGTGCTGCTGACATTGTGATTGAGTAGGCAGAAGAAGTGCCCTTGGCATTCCCTCAATGATGGATGAGCACGGATGGACCGGTTGCTCTGAGTGCACACACTTGTGTTCCACTGCTAACACCGCTTTGTTCGTCACTCGGCTGTCTTCCTCCCGGCTGTTCACCTCATTCCTCTCTCCACCTTtacctctttttctctcttctcctcctttttttaatctcttttccCTGTTCTTGCATCTGCCCTTAaatctcctctttcttcttttcctttttcttctccaggTTTCGGGGTGGGCTGGATGTCACTCATGGGCAGACGGGGATAGAATCCGTCTACACAAGCTTCCATAATAAGGAGATTATGTTTCATGTGTCCACCAAGCTGCCTTACACAGAAGGAGACTCACAGCAGGTATAGTGACATGCCAATGATTAATTATGAGGGTGACTAATTTGTGTTTGCACGGCAGTTTTCGATGTCCTTCACTAATTGATTTGTAAAGGCTGctcctcctgactcctgactgcatcagcagcagctaatgGCTCAAAGGCTGCAAAATCCAAGTCAAGGGGTTTGAAGTTAGCATTGATGAACATGAACTTTTAAAGGCAGTTCGTTTAAATCTGAATCAGCAAGGGCTAACGTGAAAGGCATATTTTGACACTTGTACACTTGTTTGCTTTCTCAtggagagttagatgagaagattacTACCACTTTCCTTTTTGTATGATAAACATTGAGCTATTGCCACCTAAACTTGGTACAAAGACTTGAAATGTCACTCTGATTCCAgtcttgtgctaagctaagctacctgGCAGCTGAAGCTTCCTTCATTTTTGTTGTAGTTACATGAGAGTCTCCAGGCAACTAACCTTATTTTCCCAAGACATCTCTAGTTCTGTGTATTTGCTAAGACATCAACATTTGTTTaggtttgtttttgtatgtttttaccATTTCCACCAGCATTGCAGTGTTTTCTAATTGCATTGAGGTTTCTCTGCTGTTGACTGACTGAAGACGTTTATATTTGTGATGCCATGTTGCTGTGAGCTGCATTAGTCCCCAGCTGCTCTTCGCTGCCTCTCAGAGTGGTTTGAACTTTGTTACCGCAGTCACCCTGCACAGGCAGCCGGTATTGCCAAGgcatgaggaaaaacaacaggTGAACATAAACATCACCCATATGGGATGATTCGTGGGGGAACTAAAGACAAGGAGGCAAGGTGCAAATGTAATAGCATAGAATTATTTAAGATGGGGGAAAGTGGGGAATTAGTCTGGCGAGATGTGGCTGATTTGATCCGATTTGAGTGGATATACAGAATTAACAGGTCTCAGGTCTCAACCTAGCTCCAGACTTGCTGAGTTTGTTTTTAAGTGTCTGTCTGGCTGAGATGATGCTTGAACTTGCCAGTCAATCTGCACAGAGAAAGTGGAATGAATGTTATTCAGCTATCTGTGTTCAGAAAGCCCCTGTGAGAGTAAATATTAAAGCTGACAGCTAATAAGCTCAGGGACGATGCAGCAGTAACCCggctgctctgcctctgcagCCACATGGGTcctgtgtcactgcagcctCCACTACAATACACTACACACCAGGCAGATATGGTGTGGTTGTTTTGCCCGCAAAGGATTTTACTTGTTGATCATTCATGTCTATCAAATTCCGATCTCAATTCTCTCTAAAACTGCTTGTTATTTTGCAGTGGAGCTGTTTAGAAGTGTTCCAATCTAGTAATAATTACAAGGCTAATTAGGAGCTTTTATGATGAAGGATAAAAGTGTGAGACATTTGTACATGTTTGAAATTTGGattgtttgatatttttccaTTGAACAATAAGAAATTTGTTCCATTTACATCATATTTCTGGCATATATTTGGCCACAGAACTACTGGGACAATATTGATTAAGTCTCAAACATGAAATTTGCCCCAATTGCTGCAAAGTCCTGGTCAAATTTTTCAATTGATAAATTTTTcacaagagggaaaaaagtcATATCTTCTTTGATATTTATGGGAGCTGGTGAACAGTCTAAATTAGAGTTCCTGGCAAAAGGCAATGAGGTGACGACACAGATTCATACTCCAGCAAAGGGTAAGAGTCTCCCTAATGCTTGGCAACACAAAGGTTTCTAAAATACATTGCTTGGATAGAAATTCAGTACTTGGGCATAGTCACTCTCTCAAGTGTCCTTTTGGCAAGTTTAAGCTTTTTGGCAATAAGGACTTGTGCCATCTGCAGAATCATAAaccatttttgttttactttgccGTGTCGCTGGTATTCAGAGAAATTAATTTCCACCCCATTAACAGCCTTTAAAAGCTTGGGCCCAAATTATTCCAGCCTTGTCATAGCTGCATTGACAAAATAGATTTCTGCAGTAAATTATTCAGTTATAGATTTGTGTAGTTTTTGAATCCTTAGCACAAGCTTCAAGAGAGATACAAGACAAAACTGGGGTGTATATGACAGAAGACGTTGGACTCTTGGATCAAAGTCATGTCCATCTCTCTGCTAGGACTATATTTGCTCCCAGTCGATCCTCCAGTCCTGGAAGTGATTCCGTGACGGGCCTGTGTGTCTGATTCTCTAACTGGTTATTTGAGATGTTTTCCGCCCTTTGCTCCGTTTATCTGTGCCAtccagctgcagaggaagaggcacATAGGCAACGACATCGTAGCCATCGTGTTCCAGGAGGAGAACACGCCCTTTGTACCAGACATGATCCAGTCCAACTTCCTGCATGCGTATGTGGTGGTGCAGGTGGAGAATGCGTGCACGGACAATGTCACCTACAAGGTTGGTTTCAAGGACAGCCAAAACTGCATTAAGAAAATGTGCCACGTGGCCATAAAACACGGCCCGTGTATCATCACAGTGTACCGTAGGCTGCGCTCACCCGCTCTCCCCTCCAGGTGTCTGTGACAGCGCGGGATGATGTACCTTTCTTTGGGCCTGCTCTGCCTGACCCTGCCATCTTCAAAAAGGTCAGCAGTCGCACAAACTCATAAACTCGATTTCCTTTTACAAGCAGACATCACAAgctgtcattctctctctgccttttttctttacacttGCCTTCCTCAGGGCACCGACTTCCGTGAGTTCCTATTCACCAAACTCATTAACGCAGAGTACGCCTGCTACAAGGCTGAAAAGTTTGCCAAGCTTGAGGTGAGAAGGGTGTTTCAATGCAACCTGTGCCGCCATAGAAGGGTGAATACCtgtggtgcgtgtgtgtgtgtgtgtgtgtgtgtgtacatgtgtgcaccCTTGAGCACACACCTGTTTGCATAGGGGTGCGCATCCTTCTGGCTGTGTGCTTGATAGGAAATGATTTCAAATGACAGCGTAGATTTATTGTCATATTACCATTCTCACACAGCAACCACAATGCAAATGAGCTCTAGAGCTGATGTCAATCATCCTGATGTGGTGCTGTCATATCATTTCCATCACCTGCATCCCGTAATTTCAAATGATGTACGAACTGGAATTTTAGGTTTCAAAGGCAGTGTGAGTACCTGCGCAAAACTGACTGTGTTGTTGCTGGCAGGAGCGCACACGTTCAGCCCTGTTGGAGACGCTGTATGAGGAGCTGCACATAAACAGCCAGTCCATGATGGGTCTCGGCGGAGACGAAGATAAGCTGGAGAACGgggccggaggaggaggagggggaggaggaggaggaggaggaggaggaggcttctTTGAATCCTTTAAGGTACAGCCACGTCCCTCATTTGACGAGGCGCGCCGTTAATCTGCAACTCCACATGCATGAGAGAGAATGGTTATGACTGGAGAAACTTTTAGGATgcgtttttttcccccctctcctgtctcttGGCTGGGATTCTGGGTATTCACACATGAGAAAACAAAGCATAGAAAAATTGCAGTATCTCAAAGGACCAGTCCTGTGGCATTTGATTTCCCCACTTGGCTGCGACTGCTGAActcggtgtgttttcacatgatGGTGTGGTTTTGAGGCTGGGGAGCGTCCTGTTGAGTATGAAAAGCACTTTGCTGTGACTGACAGTGCTCCATCAATGACCATTAGGGTGGTGGAGCAAAGCCCAGTCGCTGAGGCATGATGGTAGGagctgtgattgtgtgtgccTGATGAACGATTTAATGACCACTCATTAAGGAGCTGATGATGCAGTGTG
This region of Pempheris klunzingeri isolate RE-2024b chromosome 2, fPemKlu1.hap1, whole genome shotgun sequence genomic DNA includes:
- the rap1gapb gene encoding rap1 GTPase-activating protein 1, translated to MTELRIAKNALLAGVLNSPPSKPFLKRRCLSDTSDLFTMIERMQGCRMDEQRCPLPPPLKTEEDYIPYPSVHEVLGRSSPFPLILLPQFGGYWIEGTNHEPKDPPEADQPPCSTSHIKLETNSTAKIYRKHFMSKEHFNYYTMDAALGHLVFSMKYDVIGDQEHLRLMLRTKLKTYHDVIPISCLTEFPNVVQMAKLVCEEVNVDRFYPVLYPKASRLIVTFDEHVISNNFKFGVIYQRFGQTTEEELFGNMEESPAFVEFLEFLGHKIELHDFKGFRGGLDVTHGQTGIESVYTSFHNKEIMFHVSTKLPYTEGDSQQLQRKRHIGNDIVAIVFQEENTPFVPDMIQSNFLHAYVVVQVENACTDNVTYKVSVTARDDVPFFGPALPDPAIFKKGTDFREFLFTKLINAEYACYKAEKFAKLEERTRSALLETLYEELHINSQSMMGLGGDEDKLENGAGGGGGGGGGGGGGGGFFESFKRVIRSRSQSMDAMGLSNKKSHTVSTSHSGSFTHNPAESPKTPGISLIIPGKSPTRKKSGPFSSRRSSAIGIENIQEVQERSREVSPSTQRTPDSSHLWQENKSDNSSNHSSPEFPATKNSLAMCYRAPSIPEAQDLSRSSSNASSFASVVEEHEHEAEEDYDTGLESVSCVTPLKTDSFVYGSAAEDSACSASQGSFPAASHLQQQPDGVKTSEPKGTDSLLKTERPSQEHKHQSNC